One genomic window of Solea solea chromosome 12, fSolSol10.1, whole genome shotgun sequence includes the following:
- the LOC131469821 gene encoding bromodomain-containing protein 1-like isoform X1, with protein MTENLHRPTGVYSFKMKKKGRNHRPSVLKRESSPIKPSPNRETLTYAQAQRIVELEVDGRVHRLSIHDKLDVITDDDPAAQEISECNSNKENNEKPQQVLVRSMRLKNNQQKKIAALTASHGTSGTQSSVSSLLEPKVRTVEYNLPVVPKRPAAYYKYTERTAEELDEEVEYDMDEEDYAWLELVNEKRKSEGISQVSHNLFEFLMDRFEKESFLVTQGQSDLQPPVDEDAVCCICMDGDGADSNVILFCDSCNIAVHQECYGVPYIPEGQWLCRHCLQCPSRPAECVFCPNQGGALKKTDDDRWGHVACALWVPEVGFSDTVFIEPIDGVRNIPPARWKLTCYLCKEKGAGACIQCDKINCYTAFHVSCAQKAGLYMKMEPVKEVMASGATTFSVKKTAYCCSHTPEGCNRRPVNVYEKLHSKNGACHKRAEKRGNSRAKGWHKKKSKRAEPEAQPQPETTTNTGPSITSSSFDTILNQVAVQRKRQFVERLLSYWILKRQSRNNVPLIRRLQANIQPPKVKQPVIAVLQDRMEMNQLLKEQLKEWHRLRHDLERTRLLLELIRKREKLKREEIKLQQSVLEVQLTPFNILLRAVLSQLQEKDQCSIFAQPVNIKEVPDYLDHIKNPMDFSTMRKRIDTHDYRSLEEFEEDFNLIINNCMKYNAKDTFFFKAAQRMQDHGGVILRRARRETERIGFDFPSCLHLPEAPNLEAPLPFSWEDVDRLLIPTYRQQTPLEVQLKELLEKLDMSTAMKHSPSRSKRLKLLKKIIMEVRSEISLKKSLPLPPFAAPESGLTPTKTDEKPLPELPAETCVKQEEQSLSPPMLELLTSPSQLDTSSIDLERAHLQPATTSIDQTPMESDSNTSTSPHPDIPNGHTPGTPLPNGVINTRAPDTCNRRTDLLFHKSKSASLQKPSKAQEASSVPPPSLGAKTFLSVVIPRLETLLLPKKRRRSSSADGEDEDEESPIKRLGTGIANGFVVEEEEISPSPRLVEPRRRCASESSISSSGSVFCSTSTIIVSKGGKGRLVATRRSTVDDKSSLMACVDNGEFTKAAKISPEVWKPTAASPFVLEPLKLVWAKCSGYPSFPALIMEPRVRRTVCRHNGAELPRPPLDVLKAGERMQFRSAEKLFLVHFFDSKRSWQWLPRSKMAPFGISQTLDRIKLTEARSPHTQKAVQFAFNKAMKHLNCSSGEPEPGTTHTIAD; from the exons atgactgagaaccttcacagacctACT GGGGTTTACAGTttcaagatgaagaaaaaaggtAGAAATCACCGTCCATCTGTGCTGAAGAGGGAGTCATCTCCGATCAAGCCATCACCAAACCGGGAAACACTGACTTATGCGCAAGCTCAGCGGATCGTAGAGCTGGAGGTCGACGGCCGCGTACACCGGCTTAGTATCCATGACAAGCTTGATGTTATCACTGATGATGACCCCGCTGCTCAGGAAATCAGTGAGTGTAACAGCAACAAGGAGAATAATGAGAAGCCCCAGCAGGTCCTGGTGCGCTCTATGCGTCTCAAAAACAACCAGCAGAAGAAAATTGCAGCTCTCACGGCCTCTCATGGCACGAGTGGCACACAGAGCAGTGTCAGCAGCCTGTTAGAGCCAAAGGTTAGAACTGTTGAATACAATCTGCCCGTGGTGCCGAAAAGGCCAGCAGCATATTACAAGTACACAGAGAGGACTGCTGAGGAGCTGGACGAGGAAGTGGAGTATGACATGGATGAGGAAGACTATGCCTGGCTGGAGCTTGTCAACgagaagaggaagagtgagGGGATCAGCCAGGTGTCACACAACCTCTTTGAGTTCTTGATGGACCGCTTTGAGAAGGAGTCCTTCTTGGTCACACAGGGTCAAAGTGATCTGCAGCCTCCTGTGGACGAGGATGCTGTTTGCTGCATCTGCATGGATGGAGACGGTGCAGACAGCAATGTTATTCTTTTCTGTGACTCCTGCAACATCGCTGTGCATCAGGAGTGCTATGGGGTTCCATACATCCCAGAGGGTCAGTGGCTGTGTCGCCACTGCCTGCAGTGTCCTTCACGGCCTGCAGAGTGTGTTTTCTGCCCCAACCAAGGTGGAGCTCTGAAAAAGACAGATGACGACCGCTGGGGCCACGTGGCATGTGCTCTGTGGGTCCCAGAGGTCGGCTTCTCAGACACGGTTTTCATCGAGCCCATCGATGGTGTCCGCAACATCCCACCTGCACGTTGGAAGCTGACCTGCTACCTGTGTAAGGAGAAGGGTGCAGGAGCATGCATCCAGTGTGACAAGATCAACTGTTACACTGCCTTCCATGTCAGCTGTGCCCAGAAGGCTGGCCTCTACATGAAGATGGAGCCTGTCAAAGAGGTGATGGCATCTGGTGCCACCACATTCTCTGTGAAAAAAACTGCCTATTGCTGCAGCCACACACCTGAAGGCTGCAACCGCCGCCCTGTCAACGTCTATGAGAAGTTGCATTCAAAAAATGGAGCCTGTCACAAGAGGGCTGAGAAAAGGGGTAATTCCAGAGCCAAAGGttggcacaagaaaaaaagtaaGAGGGCGGAACCCGAAGCGCAACCACAGCCCGAGACCACCACCAACACTGGTCCAAGTATTACCTCCTCAAG TTTCGACACTATATTGAACCAAGTGGCAGTTCAGAGGAAACGTCAGTTTGTTGAACGGTTACTGAGCTACTGGATTTTGAAGAGACAGTCGAGGAACAACGTGCCACTGATCCGCCGGCTGCAGGCCAACATTCAGCCACCTAAAGTCAAGCAACCGGTCATTGCTGTTCTCCAGGACCGTATGGAAATGAACCAGCTGCTAAAGGAACAACTGAAAGAGTGGCACCGCCTCCGGCACGACCTGGAGCGAACTCGTCTGCTGCTAGAGCTCatcaggaagagagagaagctcAAGAGGGAAGAG ATAAAGCTGCAACAGTCGGTGCTGGAGGTCCAGCTGACCCCCTTCAACATTCTGCTGAGAGCTGTGCTCAGCCAACTGCAGGAGAAGGACCAGTGCAGCATCTTCGCTCAGCCCGTCAACATCAAAGAG GTTCCGGACTACCTGGATCACATCAAAAACCCCATGGACTTTTCCACCATGAGAAAACGCATCGATACTCATGACTATAGAAGCCTAGAGGAGTTTGAGGAGGACTTCAACCTCATCATCAACAACTGCATGAAATACAATGCCAAGGACACCTTTTTCTTCAAGGCAGCTCAGCGGATGCAGGATCATGGAGGAGTCATTCTCCGTAGGGCTCGCAGAGAGACTGAGCGGATCGGCTTTGATTTCCCCAGCTGCTTGCATCTGCCTGAAGCCCCAAATCTAGAAGCCCCACTCCCCTTTTCCTGGGAGGATG TTGACCGCCTGCTAATCCCCACCTACCGTCAGCAAACCCCGCTAGAAGTTCAGCTAAAAGAACTGCTGGAGAAGCTGGACATGAGCACAGCCATGAAGCACAGTCCATCCCGCAGCAAGAGGCTCAAACTTCTCAAGAAGATCATCATGGAGGTACGTAGTGAGATAAGCCTTAAGAAGTCCCTTCCACTACCACCATTTGCTGCCCCAGAGTCTGGACTGACTCCCACCAAGACTGATGAGAAACCACTACCTGAACTTCCAGCAGAAACCTGTGTGAAACAGGAAGAGCAATCTTTATCTCCACCAATGTTAGAGCTATTGACCTCACCATCACAGCTTGACACCTCATCCATTGACTTGGAGCGGGCCCATTTGCAGCCAGCGACAACCAGCATAGACCAGACTCCCATGGAGTCTGACAGTAACACGTCTACCTCACCACACCCAGATATCCCCAATGGGCACACCCCAGGCACACCACTCCCTAATGGTGTCATCAACACAAGAGCCCCTGATACCTGCAACAGACGGACCGATTTACTATTCCATAAGTCCAAGAGTGCCAGCTTGCAGAAACCTTCCAAGGCTCAGGAGGCATCCTCTGTTCCGCCTCCATCCCTGGGCGCTAAAACCTTCCTGTCTGTAGTGATACCTCGACTGGAGACACTCCTATTGCCGAAGAAGAGACGAcgcagcagcagtgctgatgGAGAGGATGAAGACGAGGAGTCGCCAATTAAACGCCTCGGCACAG gAATCGCTAATGGTTTTGTGGTCGAGGAGGAGGAAATCTCACCGTCTCCTCGCCTGGTAGAACCTCGCCGTCGCTGTGCATCCGAATCGAGCATCTCCTCCAGTGGGAGTGTCTTCTGCAGCACAAG CACCATCATTGTATCTAAAGGCGGGAAAGGGCGGCTGGTGGCGACTCGAAGGAGCACTGTGGATGACAAAAGCAGTCTCATGGCCTGCGTGGATAACGGGGAGTTCACCAAAGCTGCTAAGATCTCTCCAG AGGTGTGGAAACCCACCGCTGCTTCTCCATTTGTTCTGGAGCCTCTTAAACTAGTTTGGGCTAAATGTAGTGGATATCCCTCCTTCCCCGCCCTG ATCATGGAGCCCAGAGTGCGGAGGACAGTGTGCCGGCACAACGGGGCGGAGCTTCCACGTCCACCACTGGACGTTCTCAAAGCCGGCGAGCGGATGCAGTTCAGGTCCGCAGAGAAACTCTTCCTCGTCCACTTCTTCGACAGCAAGCGCAGCTG GCAATGGCTTCCTAGATCCAAGATGGCTCCTTTCGGGATCAGCCAGACACTTGACCGGATCAAGCTGACGGAGGCTCGCTCCCCCCACACCCAAAAAGCTGTGCAGTTTGCCTTTAACAAAGCCATGAAGCACCTGAACTGCAGCAGCGGTGAGCCGGAGCCCGGCACCACTCACACCATCGCAGACTGA
- the LOC131469821 gene encoding bromodomain-containing protein 1-like isoform X3, with amino-acid sequence MTENLHRPTGVYSFKMKKKGRNHRPSVLKRESSPIKPSPNRETLTYAQAQRIVELEVDGRVHRLSIHDKLDVITDDDPAAQEISECNSNKENNEKPQQVLVRSMRLKNNQQKKIAALTASHGTSGTQSSVSSLLEPKVRTVEYNLPVVPKRPAAYYKYTERTAEELDEEVEYDMDEEDYAWLELVNEKRKSEGISQVSHNLFEFLMDRFEKESFLVTQGQSDLQPPVDEDAVCCICMDGDGADSNVILFCDSCNIAVHQECYGVPYIPEGQWLCRHCLQCPSRPAECVFCPNQGGALKKTDDDRWGHVACALWVPEVGFSDTVFIEPIDGVRNIPPARWKLTCYLCKEKGAGACIQCDKINCYTAFHVSCAQKAGLYMKMEPVKEVMASGATTFSVKKTAYCCSHTPEGCNRRPVNVYEKLHSKNGACHKRAEKRGNSRAKGWHKKKSKRAEPEAQPQPETTTNTGPSITSSSFDTILNQVAVQRKRQFVERLLSYWILKRQSRNNVPLIRRLQANIQPPKVKQPVIAVLQDRMEMNQLLKEQLKEWHRLRHDLERTRLLLELIRKREKLKREEIKLQQSVLEVQLTPFNILLRAVLSQLQEKDQCSIFAQPVNIKEVPDYLDHIKNPMDFSTMRKRIDTHDYRSLEEFEEDFNLIINNCMKYNAKDTFFFKAAQRMQDHGGVILRRARRETERIGFDFPSCLHLPEAPNLEAPLPFSWEDVDRLLIPTYRQQTPLEVQLKELLEKLDMSTAMKHSPSRSKRLKLLKKIIMEVRSEISLKKSLPLPPFAAPESGLTPTKTDEKPLPELPAETCVKQEEQSLSPPMLELLTSPSQLDTSSIDLERAHLQPATTSIDQTPMESDSNTSTSPHPDIPNGHTPGTPLPNGVINTRAPDTCNRRTDLLFHKSKSASLQKPSKAQEASSVPPPSLGAKTFLSVVIPRLETLLLPKKRRRSSSADGEDEDEESPIKRLGTGIANGFVVEEEEISPSPRLVEPRRRCASESSISSSGSVFCSTSTIIVSKGGKGRLVATRRSTVDDKSSLMACVDNGEFTKAAKISPDHGAQSAEDSVPAQRGGASTSTTGRSQSRRADAVQVRRETLPRPLLRQQAQLAMAS; translated from the exons atgactgagaaccttcacagacctACT GGGGTTTACAGTttcaagatgaagaaaaaaggtAGAAATCACCGTCCATCTGTGCTGAAGAGGGAGTCATCTCCGATCAAGCCATCACCAAACCGGGAAACACTGACTTATGCGCAAGCTCAGCGGATCGTAGAGCTGGAGGTCGACGGCCGCGTACACCGGCTTAGTATCCATGACAAGCTTGATGTTATCACTGATGATGACCCCGCTGCTCAGGAAATCAGTGAGTGTAACAGCAACAAGGAGAATAATGAGAAGCCCCAGCAGGTCCTGGTGCGCTCTATGCGTCTCAAAAACAACCAGCAGAAGAAAATTGCAGCTCTCACGGCCTCTCATGGCACGAGTGGCACACAGAGCAGTGTCAGCAGCCTGTTAGAGCCAAAGGTTAGAACTGTTGAATACAATCTGCCCGTGGTGCCGAAAAGGCCAGCAGCATATTACAAGTACACAGAGAGGACTGCTGAGGAGCTGGACGAGGAAGTGGAGTATGACATGGATGAGGAAGACTATGCCTGGCTGGAGCTTGTCAACgagaagaggaagagtgagGGGATCAGCCAGGTGTCACACAACCTCTTTGAGTTCTTGATGGACCGCTTTGAGAAGGAGTCCTTCTTGGTCACACAGGGTCAAAGTGATCTGCAGCCTCCTGTGGACGAGGATGCTGTTTGCTGCATCTGCATGGATGGAGACGGTGCAGACAGCAATGTTATTCTTTTCTGTGACTCCTGCAACATCGCTGTGCATCAGGAGTGCTATGGGGTTCCATACATCCCAGAGGGTCAGTGGCTGTGTCGCCACTGCCTGCAGTGTCCTTCACGGCCTGCAGAGTGTGTTTTCTGCCCCAACCAAGGTGGAGCTCTGAAAAAGACAGATGACGACCGCTGGGGCCACGTGGCATGTGCTCTGTGGGTCCCAGAGGTCGGCTTCTCAGACACGGTTTTCATCGAGCCCATCGATGGTGTCCGCAACATCCCACCTGCACGTTGGAAGCTGACCTGCTACCTGTGTAAGGAGAAGGGTGCAGGAGCATGCATCCAGTGTGACAAGATCAACTGTTACACTGCCTTCCATGTCAGCTGTGCCCAGAAGGCTGGCCTCTACATGAAGATGGAGCCTGTCAAAGAGGTGATGGCATCTGGTGCCACCACATTCTCTGTGAAAAAAACTGCCTATTGCTGCAGCCACACACCTGAAGGCTGCAACCGCCGCCCTGTCAACGTCTATGAGAAGTTGCATTCAAAAAATGGAGCCTGTCACAAGAGGGCTGAGAAAAGGGGTAATTCCAGAGCCAAAGGttggcacaagaaaaaaagtaaGAGGGCGGAACCCGAAGCGCAACCACAGCCCGAGACCACCACCAACACTGGTCCAAGTATTACCTCCTCAAG TTTCGACACTATATTGAACCAAGTGGCAGTTCAGAGGAAACGTCAGTTTGTTGAACGGTTACTGAGCTACTGGATTTTGAAGAGACAGTCGAGGAACAACGTGCCACTGATCCGCCGGCTGCAGGCCAACATTCAGCCACCTAAAGTCAAGCAACCGGTCATTGCTGTTCTCCAGGACCGTATGGAAATGAACCAGCTGCTAAAGGAACAACTGAAAGAGTGGCACCGCCTCCGGCACGACCTGGAGCGAACTCGTCTGCTGCTAGAGCTCatcaggaagagagagaagctcAAGAGGGAAGAG ATAAAGCTGCAACAGTCGGTGCTGGAGGTCCAGCTGACCCCCTTCAACATTCTGCTGAGAGCTGTGCTCAGCCAACTGCAGGAGAAGGACCAGTGCAGCATCTTCGCTCAGCCCGTCAACATCAAAGAG GTTCCGGACTACCTGGATCACATCAAAAACCCCATGGACTTTTCCACCATGAGAAAACGCATCGATACTCATGACTATAGAAGCCTAGAGGAGTTTGAGGAGGACTTCAACCTCATCATCAACAACTGCATGAAATACAATGCCAAGGACACCTTTTTCTTCAAGGCAGCTCAGCGGATGCAGGATCATGGAGGAGTCATTCTCCGTAGGGCTCGCAGAGAGACTGAGCGGATCGGCTTTGATTTCCCCAGCTGCTTGCATCTGCCTGAAGCCCCAAATCTAGAAGCCCCACTCCCCTTTTCCTGGGAGGATG TTGACCGCCTGCTAATCCCCACCTACCGTCAGCAAACCCCGCTAGAAGTTCAGCTAAAAGAACTGCTGGAGAAGCTGGACATGAGCACAGCCATGAAGCACAGTCCATCCCGCAGCAAGAGGCTCAAACTTCTCAAGAAGATCATCATGGAGGTACGTAGTGAGATAAGCCTTAAGAAGTCCCTTCCACTACCACCATTTGCTGCCCCAGAGTCTGGACTGACTCCCACCAAGACTGATGAGAAACCACTACCTGAACTTCCAGCAGAAACCTGTGTGAAACAGGAAGAGCAATCTTTATCTCCACCAATGTTAGAGCTATTGACCTCACCATCACAGCTTGACACCTCATCCATTGACTTGGAGCGGGCCCATTTGCAGCCAGCGACAACCAGCATAGACCAGACTCCCATGGAGTCTGACAGTAACACGTCTACCTCACCACACCCAGATATCCCCAATGGGCACACCCCAGGCACACCACTCCCTAATGGTGTCATCAACACAAGAGCCCCTGATACCTGCAACAGACGGACCGATTTACTATTCCATAAGTCCAAGAGTGCCAGCTTGCAGAAACCTTCCAAGGCTCAGGAGGCATCCTCTGTTCCGCCTCCATCCCTGGGCGCTAAAACCTTCCTGTCTGTAGTGATACCTCGACTGGAGACACTCCTATTGCCGAAGAAGAGACGAcgcagcagcagtgctgatgGAGAGGATGAAGACGAGGAGTCGCCAATTAAACGCCTCGGCACAG gAATCGCTAATGGTTTTGTGGTCGAGGAGGAGGAAATCTCACCGTCTCCTCGCCTGGTAGAACCTCGCCGTCGCTGTGCATCCGAATCGAGCATCTCCTCCAGTGGGAGTGTCTTCTGCAGCACAAG CACCATCATTGTATCTAAAGGCGGGAAAGGGCGGCTGGTGGCGACTCGAAGGAGCACTGTGGATGACAAAAGCAGTCTCATGGCCTGCGTGGATAACGGGGAGTTCACCAAAGCTGCTAAGATCTCTCCAG ATCATGGAGCCCAGAGTGCGGAGGACAGTGTGCCGGCACAACGGGGCGGAGCTTCCACGTCCACCACTGGACGTTCTCAAAGCCGGCGAGCGGATGCAGTTCAGGTCCGCAGAGAAACTCTTCCTCGTCCACTTCTTCGACAGCAAGCGCAGCTG GCAATGGCTTCCTAG
- the LOC131469821 gene encoding bromodomain-containing protein 1-like isoform X2 has translation MKKKGRNHRPSVLKRESSPIKPSPNRETLTYAQAQRIVELEVDGRVHRLSIHDKLDVITDDDPAAQEISECNSNKENNEKPQQVLVRSMRLKNNQQKKIAALTASHGTSGTQSSVSSLLEPKVRTVEYNLPVVPKRPAAYYKYTERTAEELDEEVEYDMDEEDYAWLELVNEKRKSEGISQVSHNLFEFLMDRFEKESFLVTQGQSDLQPPVDEDAVCCICMDGDGADSNVILFCDSCNIAVHQECYGVPYIPEGQWLCRHCLQCPSRPAECVFCPNQGGALKKTDDDRWGHVACALWVPEVGFSDTVFIEPIDGVRNIPPARWKLTCYLCKEKGAGACIQCDKINCYTAFHVSCAQKAGLYMKMEPVKEVMASGATTFSVKKTAYCCSHTPEGCNRRPVNVYEKLHSKNGACHKRAEKRGNSRAKGWHKKKSKRAEPEAQPQPETTTNTGPSITSSSFDTILNQVAVQRKRQFVERLLSYWILKRQSRNNVPLIRRLQANIQPPKVKQPVIAVLQDRMEMNQLLKEQLKEWHRLRHDLERTRLLLELIRKREKLKREEIKLQQSVLEVQLTPFNILLRAVLSQLQEKDQCSIFAQPVNIKEVPDYLDHIKNPMDFSTMRKRIDTHDYRSLEEFEEDFNLIINNCMKYNAKDTFFFKAAQRMQDHGGVILRRARRETERIGFDFPSCLHLPEAPNLEAPLPFSWEDVDRLLIPTYRQQTPLEVQLKELLEKLDMSTAMKHSPSRSKRLKLLKKIIMEVRSEISLKKSLPLPPFAAPESGLTPTKTDEKPLPELPAETCVKQEEQSLSPPMLELLTSPSQLDTSSIDLERAHLQPATTSIDQTPMESDSNTSTSPHPDIPNGHTPGTPLPNGVINTRAPDTCNRRTDLLFHKSKSASLQKPSKAQEASSVPPPSLGAKTFLSVVIPRLETLLLPKKRRRSSSADGEDEDEESPIKRLGTGIANGFVVEEEEISPSPRLVEPRRRCASESSISSSGSVFCSTSTIIVSKGGKGRLVATRRSTVDDKSSLMACVDNGEFTKAAKISPEVWKPTAASPFVLEPLKLVWAKCSGYPSFPALIMEPRVRRTVCRHNGAELPRPPLDVLKAGERMQFRSAEKLFLVHFFDSKRSWQWLPRSKMAPFGISQTLDRIKLTEARSPHTQKAVQFAFNKAMKHLNCSSGEPEPGTTHTIAD, from the exons atgaagaaaaaaggtAGAAATCACCGTCCATCTGTGCTGAAGAGGGAGTCATCTCCGATCAAGCCATCACCAAACCGGGAAACACTGACTTATGCGCAAGCTCAGCGGATCGTAGAGCTGGAGGTCGACGGCCGCGTACACCGGCTTAGTATCCATGACAAGCTTGATGTTATCACTGATGATGACCCCGCTGCTCAGGAAATCAGTGAGTGTAACAGCAACAAGGAGAATAATGAGAAGCCCCAGCAGGTCCTGGTGCGCTCTATGCGTCTCAAAAACAACCAGCAGAAGAAAATTGCAGCTCTCACGGCCTCTCATGGCACGAGTGGCACACAGAGCAGTGTCAGCAGCCTGTTAGAGCCAAAGGTTAGAACTGTTGAATACAATCTGCCCGTGGTGCCGAAAAGGCCAGCAGCATATTACAAGTACACAGAGAGGACTGCTGAGGAGCTGGACGAGGAAGTGGAGTATGACATGGATGAGGAAGACTATGCCTGGCTGGAGCTTGTCAACgagaagaggaagagtgagGGGATCAGCCAGGTGTCACACAACCTCTTTGAGTTCTTGATGGACCGCTTTGAGAAGGAGTCCTTCTTGGTCACACAGGGTCAAAGTGATCTGCAGCCTCCTGTGGACGAGGATGCTGTTTGCTGCATCTGCATGGATGGAGACGGTGCAGACAGCAATGTTATTCTTTTCTGTGACTCCTGCAACATCGCTGTGCATCAGGAGTGCTATGGGGTTCCATACATCCCAGAGGGTCAGTGGCTGTGTCGCCACTGCCTGCAGTGTCCTTCACGGCCTGCAGAGTGTGTTTTCTGCCCCAACCAAGGTGGAGCTCTGAAAAAGACAGATGACGACCGCTGGGGCCACGTGGCATGTGCTCTGTGGGTCCCAGAGGTCGGCTTCTCAGACACGGTTTTCATCGAGCCCATCGATGGTGTCCGCAACATCCCACCTGCACGTTGGAAGCTGACCTGCTACCTGTGTAAGGAGAAGGGTGCAGGAGCATGCATCCAGTGTGACAAGATCAACTGTTACACTGCCTTCCATGTCAGCTGTGCCCAGAAGGCTGGCCTCTACATGAAGATGGAGCCTGTCAAAGAGGTGATGGCATCTGGTGCCACCACATTCTCTGTGAAAAAAACTGCCTATTGCTGCAGCCACACACCTGAAGGCTGCAACCGCCGCCCTGTCAACGTCTATGAGAAGTTGCATTCAAAAAATGGAGCCTGTCACAAGAGGGCTGAGAAAAGGGGTAATTCCAGAGCCAAAGGttggcacaagaaaaaaagtaaGAGGGCGGAACCCGAAGCGCAACCACAGCCCGAGACCACCACCAACACTGGTCCAAGTATTACCTCCTCAAG TTTCGACACTATATTGAACCAAGTGGCAGTTCAGAGGAAACGTCAGTTTGTTGAACGGTTACTGAGCTACTGGATTTTGAAGAGACAGTCGAGGAACAACGTGCCACTGATCCGCCGGCTGCAGGCCAACATTCAGCCACCTAAAGTCAAGCAACCGGTCATTGCTGTTCTCCAGGACCGTATGGAAATGAACCAGCTGCTAAAGGAACAACTGAAAGAGTGGCACCGCCTCCGGCACGACCTGGAGCGAACTCGTCTGCTGCTAGAGCTCatcaggaagagagagaagctcAAGAGGGAAGAG ATAAAGCTGCAACAGTCGGTGCTGGAGGTCCAGCTGACCCCCTTCAACATTCTGCTGAGAGCTGTGCTCAGCCAACTGCAGGAGAAGGACCAGTGCAGCATCTTCGCTCAGCCCGTCAACATCAAAGAG GTTCCGGACTACCTGGATCACATCAAAAACCCCATGGACTTTTCCACCATGAGAAAACGCATCGATACTCATGACTATAGAAGCCTAGAGGAGTTTGAGGAGGACTTCAACCTCATCATCAACAACTGCATGAAATACAATGCCAAGGACACCTTTTTCTTCAAGGCAGCTCAGCGGATGCAGGATCATGGAGGAGTCATTCTCCGTAGGGCTCGCAGAGAGACTGAGCGGATCGGCTTTGATTTCCCCAGCTGCTTGCATCTGCCTGAAGCCCCAAATCTAGAAGCCCCACTCCCCTTTTCCTGGGAGGATG TTGACCGCCTGCTAATCCCCACCTACCGTCAGCAAACCCCGCTAGAAGTTCAGCTAAAAGAACTGCTGGAGAAGCTGGACATGAGCACAGCCATGAAGCACAGTCCATCCCGCAGCAAGAGGCTCAAACTTCTCAAGAAGATCATCATGGAGGTACGTAGTGAGATAAGCCTTAAGAAGTCCCTTCCACTACCACCATTTGCTGCCCCAGAGTCTGGACTGACTCCCACCAAGACTGATGAGAAACCACTACCTGAACTTCCAGCAGAAACCTGTGTGAAACAGGAAGAGCAATCTTTATCTCCACCAATGTTAGAGCTATTGACCTCACCATCACAGCTTGACACCTCATCCATTGACTTGGAGCGGGCCCATTTGCAGCCAGCGACAACCAGCATAGACCAGACTCCCATGGAGTCTGACAGTAACACGTCTACCTCACCACACCCAGATATCCCCAATGGGCACACCCCAGGCACACCACTCCCTAATGGTGTCATCAACACAAGAGCCCCTGATACCTGCAACAGACGGACCGATTTACTATTCCATAAGTCCAAGAGTGCCAGCTTGCAGAAACCTTCCAAGGCTCAGGAGGCATCCTCTGTTCCGCCTCCATCCCTGGGCGCTAAAACCTTCCTGTCTGTAGTGATACCTCGACTGGAGACACTCCTATTGCCGAAGAAGAGACGAcgcagcagcagtgctgatgGAGAGGATGAAGACGAGGAGTCGCCAATTAAACGCCTCGGCACAG gAATCGCTAATGGTTTTGTGGTCGAGGAGGAGGAAATCTCACCGTCTCCTCGCCTGGTAGAACCTCGCCGTCGCTGTGCATCCGAATCGAGCATCTCCTCCAGTGGGAGTGTCTTCTGCAGCACAAG CACCATCATTGTATCTAAAGGCGGGAAAGGGCGGCTGGTGGCGACTCGAAGGAGCACTGTGGATGACAAAAGCAGTCTCATGGCCTGCGTGGATAACGGGGAGTTCACCAAAGCTGCTAAGATCTCTCCAG AGGTGTGGAAACCCACCGCTGCTTCTCCATTTGTTCTGGAGCCTCTTAAACTAGTTTGGGCTAAATGTAGTGGATATCCCTCCTTCCCCGCCCTG ATCATGGAGCCCAGAGTGCGGAGGACAGTGTGCCGGCACAACGGGGCGGAGCTTCCACGTCCACCACTGGACGTTCTCAAAGCCGGCGAGCGGATGCAGTTCAGGTCCGCAGAGAAACTCTTCCTCGTCCACTTCTTCGACAGCAAGCGCAGCTG GCAATGGCTTCCTAGATCCAAGATGGCTCCTTTCGGGATCAGCCAGACACTTGACCGGATCAAGCTGACGGAGGCTCGCTCCCCCCACACCCAAAAAGCTGTGCAGTTTGCCTTTAACAAAGCCATGAAGCACCTGAACTGCAGCAGCGGTGAGCCGGAGCCCGGCACCACTCACACCATCGCAGACTGA